In Duganella zoogloeoides, a single genomic region encodes these proteins:
- a CDS encoding TonB-dependent siderophore receptor gives MFNLRMTPLALALAMPFAISAPAESTRNYQIPAGPLASVLNQFAAAAGAALSFDPALAAGHTSPGLQGAHTPASGFAALLAGSGLEAVNQGERSYNVRRIATPASAAPIAQTLAPISVSARGEADNVTEGSGAYGMRSMSTATRLGLSARETPQSVSVITRQQMDDQALVTVPDILEKTVGVTVGRNDSERATFYARGYTIENFQFDGVPNTLDSSNQYTTAIGDSAIYDHVEVVRGAAGLLTGAGNPSATINLVRKRPTSEFAGSLNASAGSWSRYRGVADVSGPLNAAGTVRARVVLAAQNADSYIDYYQRDTRNAYAIVEADLGPRTVLTAGIDYMRSRADGATFGHIPLFYSDGAQTDFRRSLNPAARWSYWDNNSANTFASLRHSFDGGWKLDLSASHLKQSKEVEYGSAYNGAVDRATGAGVRLLAGVLPSQAHTDSANLALTGPFTLFGRQHELMLGAGYSRAVKDAQLYTSPALIPVPDYFAWNGTLAQPVSYARRADRETTITEKGLSLATRLRPTDALSVILGARMSWYKLYDFQVNNAGVRAVADNLDIGEKVVPYAGVVYDVNRHWSVYASYTDIFRPQTYYKDASDRSLDPLTGKNVEAGIKGEFFDQRLNAGIAVFRTEQNNSAQYVGINAATGGEIYRPIEGVTSKGVELELSGQAAPGWNVAGGYTFRTSRIPSQPDVILSAVNTNQPKHLFKLSTAYQLAGALDQLTVGGSLTWQSETYYQTSDARRWRATQPSYAVLGLMARYDINRRVSVALNVNNVLDKTYMPGMGSYGTGVYGDPRSAVVTANYKF, from the coding sequence ATGTTCAATCTCCGCATGACCCCACTGGCATTGGCGCTCGCCATGCCGTTTGCTATCTCCGCGCCCGCCGAGTCCACCCGCAACTACCAGATTCCCGCCGGACCGCTGGCGTCCGTCCTCAACCAGTTCGCGGCCGCCGCCGGCGCCGCGCTGTCGTTCGATCCGGCGCTCGCTGCAGGCCATACCTCGCCCGGACTGCAGGGCGCGCATACGCCGGCCTCCGGTTTCGCCGCGCTGCTGGCCGGCAGCGGCCTGGAAGCAGTCAATCAGGGCGAGCGCAGCTACAATGTGCGCCGCATCGCTACGCCAGCCTCCGCTGCGCCCATCGCGCAAACGCTGGCCCCCATCAGCGTCTCGGCCCGGGGCGAAGCCGACAACGTCACCGAAGGCAGCGGCGCCTACGGCATGCGCTCGATGAGCACCGCCACCCGCCTGGGCCTGTCCGCGCGCGAAACGCCGCAGTCGGTCAGCGTGATCACGCGCCAGCAAATGGACGACCAGGCCCTCGTCACCGTGCCCGATATCCTGGAAAAAACCGTGGGCGTGACCGTCGGCCGTAACGACAGCGAACGCGCCACTTTTTATGCGCGCGGCTATACCATCGAGAACTTCCAGTTCGACGGCGTGCCGAACACCCTCGACAGCTCCAACCAGTACACCACCGCCATTGGCGACAGCGCCATCTACGATCACGTGGAAGTGGTGCGCGGCGCGGCCGGGCTCTTGACAGGCGCCGGCAATCCGTCCGCCACCATCAACCTGGTGCGCAAGCGGCCCACCAGCGAATTTGCCGGCTCCCTCAATGCCAGCGCCGGCTCGTGGAGCCGCTATCGCGGCGTGGCCGACGTTTCGGGTCCGCTCAACGCTGCCGGTACGGTGCGCGCACGCGTGGTGCTGGCCGCGCAAAATGCCGACTCGTATATCGATTACTACCAGCGCGACACCCGCAACGCCTACGCCATCGTCGAGGCCGACCTCGGCCCGCGTACCGTGCTCACGGCCGGCATCGACTATATGCGTTCACGCGCCGATGGCGCCACCTTCGGCCATATTCCGCTGTTCTACAGCGACGGCGCGCAAACCGATTTCCGCCGCTCGCTCAACCCGGCCGCGCGCTGGTCGTACTGGGACAACAACAGCGCCAACACCTTTGCCTCGCTCAGGCACAGTTTCGACGGCGGCTGGAAGCTCGATCTGTCGGCCAGCCACCTCAAGCAGTCGAAGGAAGTGGAATACGGCTCGGCCTACAACGGCGCCGTGGACCGCGCCACCGGCGCCGGCGTGCGGCTGCTGGCCGGGGTGCTGCCCAGCCAGGCGCACACGGACAGCGCCAACCTGGCTTTGACCGGCCCGTTTACCCTGTTCGGCCGCCAGCACGAGCTGATGCTCGGCGCCGGCTACTCGCGCGCGGTGAAGGACGCCCAGCTGTATACCAGCCCGGCGCTGATCCCGGTACCCGACTATTTTGCGTGGAACGGCACCCTGGCGCAGCCGGTATCCTATGCCCGGCGTGCCGACCGCGAAACCACGATCACCGAAAAGGGCCTGTCGCTGGCCACCCGCTTGCGCCCCACCGACGCCTTGTCGGTGATCCTCGGCGCGCGCATGAGCTGGTACAAGCTGTATGACTTCCAGGTCAATAACGCCGGCGTGCGCGCGGTAGCAGACAACCTCGACATCGGCGAAAAAGTGGTGCCGTACGCGGGCGTGGTATATGACGTCAATCGCCACTGGTCGGTGTACGCCAGCTATACCGACATCTTCCGGCCGCAAACCTATTACAAGGATGCCAGCGACCGTTCGCTCGATCCGCTGACCGGCAAGAATGTCGAAGCGGGCATCAAGGGCGAGTTCTTCGACCAGCGCCTGAACGCCGGTATCGCCGTGTTTCGTACCGAGCAAAACAACTCGGCGCAGTACGTGGGCATCAACGCGGCCACCGGCGGCGAGATCTACCGCCCGATCGAGGGCGTGACCAGCAAGGGCGTGGAACTGGAATTGTCGGGCCAGGCGGCGCCGGGATGGAATGTGGCGGGCGGCTACACCTTCCGCACGTCGCGCATTCCGTCGCAGCCCGACGTGATCCTGAGCGCGGTGAACACCAACCAGCCCAAGCACCTGTTCAAACTGAGCACGGCCTACCAGTTGGCGGGCGCGCTGGACCAGCTGACCGTGGGCGGTTCGCTGACCTGGCAGAGCGAGACCTATTATCAAACCTCGGACGCCCGCCGCTGGCGCGCAACGCAGCCGTCTTACGCGGTGCTGGGACTGATGGCGCGCTATGACATCAACCGGCGCGTAAGCGTGGCCTTAAACGTCAACAACGTGCTCGATAAGACCTATATGCCGGGGATGGGGTCGTACGGGACGGGCGTGTATGGCGATCCGCGCAGCGCGGTGGTGACAGCCAACTACAAGTTCTAG
- a CDS encoding heme biosynthesis protein HemY: MRIFLWLVALMAAAIGIAVTARFNPGNVVLFYPPHRIDLSLNLFCVLLALLFVLLYVVIRAVRATVKMPRKVAAYRQQKRERDGNKGLREALKALFEGRFGHAEKAALRASELPENAGVAALIGARAAHRMRQAARRDQWLARLQDDNAMKTARLMTVTELLVDDHQPEAALAAVRELNASGTRHIHALQWSLKAHQQAKNWPEVLRLVRSLDKHRALHPALSSRLRELAYEDLLTDKTHDAESLLRVWSTVPNADRIKPYIACRAATALNARGLHDEARLVAEESLNADWDDRVVRTYREAAAPAGSAALLTQINHCERWMQTRPTDAELALTLGSLCLKQKLWGKAQRHLEQALSDAADPRMVRESHLKLAQLHEALQQTEEAASHYRQCALATVL; the protein is encoded by the coding sequence ATGCGGATATTTCTCTGGTTAGTCGCGCTGATGGCTGCGGCCATCGGTATCGCCGTGACAGCCCGCTTCAACCCGGGCAACGTGGTGCTGTTCTACCCGCCGCACCGCATCGACCTGTCGCTCAACCTGTTCTGCGTGCTGCTGGCGCTGCTCTTCGTGCTGCTGTACGTGGTGATCCGCGCAGTGCGCGCCACCGTCAAGATGCCGCGCAAGGTGGCCGCCTACCGCCAGCAAAAGCGCGAACGCGATGGCAACAAGGGCCTGCGCGAAGCGTTGAAGGCACTGTTCGAAGGCCGCTTCGGCCACGCTGAAAAAGCCGCGCTGCGCGCGTCCGAACTGCCGGAAAACGCCGGCGTGGCCGCGCTGATCGGCGCCCGCGCGGCCCACCGCATGCGCCAGGCTGCGCGCCGCGACCAGTGGCTCGCCCGCCTGCAGGACGACAACGCCATGAAGACGGCGCGCCTGATGACGGTGACCGAATTGCTGGTGGACGATCACCAGCCCGAGGCCGCGCTGGCCGCCGTGCGCGAACTGAACGCCAGCGGCACCCGCCACATCCACGCGCTGCAATGGTCGCTCAAGGCTCACCAGCAGGCCAAGAACTGGCCCGAGGTGCTGCGCCTGGTGCGCTCGCTCGACAAGCACCGCGCGCTGCATCCGGCGCTGTCGTCGCGCCTGCGCGAGCTGGCCTACGAAGACCTGCTCACCGATAAAACCCACGACGCCGAGTCGCTGCTGCGCGTATGGTCCACCGTGCCGAACGCCGACCGCATCAAGCCGTACATCGCCTGCCGCGCCGCCACCGCCCTCAACGCCCGTGGCCTGCACGACGAAGCGCGCCTGGTGGCCGAGGAGTCGCTCAACGCCGACTGGGACGACCGCGTGGTGCGCACCTACCGCGAAGCGGCGGCGCCCGCTGGCTCGGCCGCGCTGCTCACCCAGATCAACCACTGCGAACGCTGGATGCAAACCCGCCCGACCGACGCCGAACTGGCGCTCACCCTCGGCTCGCTGTGTCTCAAGCAAAAACTGTGGGGCAAGGCCCAGCGCCACCTGGAGCAGGCTTTGTCCGACGCCGCCGACCCGCGCATGGTGCGCGAGTCGCACCTGAAGCTGGCGCAGCTGCACGAAGCGCTGCAGCAGACGGAGGAGGCGGCCAGCCACTACCGGCAGTGCGCGCTGGCGACCGTGCTGTAA
- a CDS encoding uroporphyrinogen-III C-methyltransferase produces MNELPTLPDPAVSGASAPGGADPSAAPSKPVLSSSEPTLLATLQQPKVLLVGVVVLALLLAGQTWSSHRQVSKLRQEMALRLQKGDTINGETNNLARQVQESSRELQAKVTVLESRQQESQSQQLALEQLYQDLSKNRDEWALTEIEQVLSTASQQLQLAGNVPGALIALQNADRSLSRSDKPQFITIRRAIAKDTEKLKALPNVDSVGVALRLDNVIAQIDTLPMLSDEKPTLPAAPERKPRKPVLDKNGKPVPVAANAEPESTPWLQSLQGAWTGWSTEMWTDVRQLIRVRSVDHPDALMVSPTQAYFMRENLKLRLLNARMALLSRNETAFRADLAAAQEALVKYYDTRTRATQSVQALLRQVQSSNLAIEMPTLSDSLNAVRNYKAKP; encoded by the coding sequence ATGAACGAACTGCCTACATTACCCGACCCCGCCGTCTCCGGCGCTTCCGCTCCCGGCGGCGCCGATCCTTCGGCCGCGCCGTCCAAGCCGGTCCTGTCGTCCTCCGAGCCCACCTTGCTCGCCACGCTGCAGCAGCCCAAGGTGCTGCTCGTCGGCGTGGTGGTGCTGGCGCTGCTGCTGGCCGGCCAAACCTGGTCGTCGCACAGGCAAGTGAGCAAGCTGCGCCAGGAAATGGCGCTGCGCCTGCAAAAGGGCGACACCATCAACGGCGAGACCAACAACCTGGCGCGCCAGGTACAGGAGTCCAGCCGCGAGCTGCAAGCCAAGGTCACCGTGCTGGAAAGCCGGCAGCAGGAATCGCAAAGCCAGCAACTGGCGCTCGAACAGCTGTACCAGGACCTGTCGAAGAACCGCGACGAATGGGCGCTTACCGAGATCGAGCAAGTGCTGTCCACCGCCAGCCAGCAGCTGCAACTGGCCGGCAACGTGCCGGGCGCGCTGATCGCGCTGCAAAACGCCGACCGCAGCCTGTCGCGCTCGGACAAGCCGCAGTTCATCACCATCCGCCGGGCGATCGCCAAGGACACCGAAAAGCTCAAGGCCCTGCCCAATGTCGATTCGGTGGGCGTGGCCCTGCGCCTCGATAACGTGATCGCCCAGATCGACACGCTGCCCATGCTGTCCGACGAAAAGCCCACGCTGCCGGCCGCGCCCGAACGCAAGCCGCGCAAGCCGGTGCTCGACAAGAACGGCAAGCCGGTGCCGGTGGCCGCCAACGCCGAACCGGAATCGACGCCGTGGCTGCAATCGCTGCAAGGCGCCTGGACCGGCTGGAGCACCGAGATGTGGACCGACGTGCGCCAGCTGATCCGCGTGCGCAGTGTCGATCATCCCGATGCGCTGATGGTCTCGCCCACCCAGGCCTACTTCATGCGTGAAAACCTCAAGCTGCGCCTGCTCAACGCCCGCATGGCGCTGTTGTCGCGCAACGAGACCGCTTTCCGCGCCGACCTGGCTGCCGCCCAGGAAGCGCTGGTCAAGTACTACGACACCCGCACCCGCGCCACCCAAAGCGTGCAGGCGCTGCTGCGCCAGGTTCAAAGCAGCAACCTGGCCATCGAGATGCCCACCCTGTCCGACAGCCTGAACGCGGTACGCAACTACAAGGCGAAGCCATAG
- a CDS encoding FecR domain-containing protein: MNARLPATDAQAPRDEAVVRKEAVAWYARLCSGAITDAERAAWRQWQAAHPDHGRAWQRIESMRAALLQVPANIAAPALRMTEHARSRRQALRGVALLASTGTLGYVAWRGAGEQGFARPLLADYRTGIGQQREVVLADGSLLVLDTATAVDVRFTGTERVVRLWAGAVLIETARQRQPQQAADPRPFIVQTAQGSVTALGTRFTVRQYDAPLEGQSGGYTEVAVLEHAVAICAGAVAGAGAAATGAGVSDPAAGDPLIGVPAPSGSAAGNPAATNAVHQPALLRAGQQVRFTRSRAEAAQAAPDNAGQWRSGHLLVNDRSLAEVLAELSRYRHGRLGCDPGVAGLRISGVFPLTDTDRALALLTRTFPLRQRSLTRYWVTLGPR, translated from the coding sequence ATGAACGCCCGTTTGCCCGCAACCGATGCGCAGGCGCCGCGCGACGAGGCCGTGGTCCGCAAGGAAGCGGTGGCGTGGTACGCACGCCTGTGCTCGGGCGCCATCACCGATGCCGAACGCGCGGCGTGGCGCCAGTGGCAGGCCGCCCACCCGGACCACGGGCGCGCCTGGCAACGGATCGAGTCCATGCGCGCGGCGCTGCTGCAAGTGCCCGCCAATATCGCCGCGCCCGCACTGCGCATGACCGAACATGCGCGCAGCCGGCGCCAGGCGCTGCGCGGCGTGGCGCTGCTGGCGTCCACCGGCACGCTCGGTTACGTGGCCTGGCGCGGCGCGGGCGAACAGGGTTTTGCGCGGCCGTTGCTGGCCGACTACCGCACCGGCATCGGCCAGCAACGCGAGGTCGTGCTGGCCGATGGCTCGCTGCTGGTGCTCGACACCGCCACCGCCGTCGATGTACGTTTTACCGGTACCGAACGGGTGGTGCGGCTGTGGGCCGGCGCCGTGCTGATCGAGACGGCGCGCCAGCGCCAGCCGCAACAGGCAGCCGATCCGCGCCCGTTCATCGTGCAGACGGCGCAAGGCAGCGTGACCGCGCTCGGCACGCGCTTTACGGTGCGCCAGTACGATGCTCCACTTGAGGGCCAGTCCGGTGGCTATACCGAGGTGGCGGTACTCGAGCATGCAGTGGCGATATGCGCTGGCGCGGTTGCCGGAGCAGGTGCTGCGGCAACCGGTGCTGGTGTAAGCGATCCTGCGGCAGGCGATCCTTTGATCGGCGTTCCTGCGCCAAGCGGTTCTGCGGCAGGCAATCCAGCAGCAACCAACGCGGTTCATCAGCCGGCGCTGCTACGCGCTGGCCAGCAGGTGCGCTTTACCCGCAGCAGGGCCGAGGCAGCGCAGGCCGCGCCGGACAATGCCGGCCAGTGGCGCTCGGGCCATTTGCTGGTCAACGACCGCAGCCTGGCCGAGGTGCTCGCCGAGCTGTCGCGATATCGCCACGGGCGCCTGGGCTGCGATCCGGGCGTTGCGGGCTTGCGCATTTCCGGCGTGTTTCCGCTGACGGACACCGACCGCGCGCTGGCCCTGCTCACCCGCACCTTCCCGCTGCGCCAGCGCAGTCTTACGCGTTATTGGGTCACACTGGGACCGCGCTAA